The Bacteroidales bacterium genomic interval AGATGAATGGTATTTGACACTACGAGGGAAAAGTGCTCATGCTGCACAACCTCAGCAGGCCGTCGATCCGCTACCTGCCGCAGCTCAAATTTTGCTTGCTATACATGGGCTAAAACACAGATTAATTGATCCTCTTCAAAGTGCAGTTATAACACCTGGGAAAATTACATCTAACGGGAGAACAAACATTATTTCAAATGAAGTCTCAATCGAGGGTACTTTCAGATGTTTTGATGAACAAGTCCGTCAAACCATTCGGAAAGAATTACCTTTACTTGTTGATAACATCGCAAAAGCATATGGAGTCGAAGCTGAATTTAAGAATATCCCGGGTTATCCAGTGTTGGTGAACGACAAAGATCTTGTCGATCTTGCCAGCGAATTTTGGCAAACTTTTTCAGATCATTTTGTTGTTAGGGAAATACCTCCTCGTCTGACGGCTGAAGACTTTGCCTATTTTTCTCAACATGTTCCTTCGTTATTTTATCGCCTTGGTGTTGCGTCTTCTGATTCGAATTCCTGTGATCCTTTGCATACGCCAACGTTTAACCCAGATGAAAAAGCTTTATATGTAGGGATGTTAAGTATGTCAAGTTTGGTGTTGCATTTACTTCGGATGTTATGAAAAAGCTTTTCATAATTTTCTCTATAGTTTTTTTTGTAGGATGTTCAAATCCTAGTAAAATAAGTACTTCTCATGGAAAGGTGATTCAGTATATTTTCACGAGCAACACTTGGGAGCCATATGATCGAATAACGCTAAAATTTGACATTCGTGATACAGGTGTCTTTAAATTCATTGGAAATTTTTATGTGAAAAATTTATTTATTCCTAATCGCATTCCTTTGGCTGTAGTTCTTCAAGTACCAGATGGTTCAACCAAATATCAGGAGGCTATTCTCGTAGTTCGCGAAAATGCAATGTTTCGGGGAGAAAGAATCAACAATAATTCTTGGAAACTAAGCGTGGAATTGATACCTACAGTAAAAATTTTTTATGTTGGGGAGCATATTCTCATGATTTATCACACCTTGCCTTTAAGCTTGGATGATGTGATGGAGAAAGTAGAAGTATGGTGTGAAAAACTCAACTAATGTCGATGGGAAGTGTAGGGCGTACGATAAATTTGCGCTTCCACTTTTTCGACCAAACAAAATAACTTGAAATCATAAAGCCAAGGATCCACCCTAGAGGAATACTCCACCAAACACCATCTAACCCTAACCATGGATGAAGTAGGTAGGCAAAGGGAATTCTACCGAACAAGAGCGAAATCATAGTGATGTACATGGGTGTCATCGTATCTCCAGCTCCTCGTAGGATGGCGATGTTCATAAACATTAAGAAGAAAATAGCATAAAATGAAAATACAATAAGAAAATATCCACTTCCAACTTTTACCACTTCTATGTCAGAGTTAAAAAAAGACATCACTTCATTTCGGAAAATAAAGCAAAAAAGGGATAGGACTAGAGCAATAGATGCTGAAATTATCGTCATACCCACATAGCCTTTTCTAATGCGATGAAAAAGTCCGATGGCACCGTTTTGAGCAACGAAAATGGATAAGCCTCCCGACAAGACAAAAGCTGGTATGGTAATGAATCCATCAATCCGTGAAGTGATCATATATGCAGCTGTGGAAGCTGAACCGTATGTGTTGATAAGATGTAACAAGGCAATGTTTCCTAGTGCTACAAAACTTTGTTGAAGCCCACTGGGGATGCCTAATTTAAGATTTAGCTTTAATAAGTCCCACCTGAAAGAAAGTTTAAAAATACGACGATTTAGAATTTCATGATGCTTATTTAAGTAAAAAATCAGCATACATAAAGATAATAGAGTACTTAAAAATATGGAAAGAGAAAGCCAGTATACAGGAAGCTGCAAAATCAAAATAAACACCACATCAAAACTAATGTTTAAAACTATTTGACTGATAAGAAAATACATGGGTGTTTTGCTATCACCCATTCCGCGCAAAATAGCAGATAATGCGTTAAACAAGAACATAACCGGAAGACTTAAACAGAACAAAACAAAGTAGGAAATTGCGTCAGAAAAAATATCTTTGGGAGTGTTCAATAATTCTAGCAATTTATGACTAAAAAGCCAACCACATGCTGAGAGAAAAATAGAAAAAAGCAATAAAAAGGACAAAATTGTGTAGGTGACTTCTTGAATTTTTATGAAATCTTTTTTTCCATAGTATTGTGCTACAATAATGGAAAGTCCGATGGTAAGACCTATGAGAAATGAAACCAAGAAAAAAATGATGGGGTAGGTAACACCAATTGCTGCTAGGGCATATTTGCCTAAATAATTACCTACGAGAAAACCGTTGACCAGAAAATAAATTTGCTGTATAATATTGCTCCAGAAAAGAGGGTATGAGTATCTAAGTATGGATTTAATTTCTTTATCTGTTGTTAAATCTATGTTACTATTCATCATCTTAGATGTAATCTTCTGCAATATCTTCTACAAAAGGCTGAATGGCTCTATTGTATATTCCTTGGACGTAGGAAATAGCCATACCGTAATTGGTGACAGGGATGCCAGCTTTGACAGCAGGTCGAAGTCTGGCAATAATTTGTCTGCGAGTTAGGACACAACCGCCGCATTGGATAACAAGCGCATACTCACATATATCTCTAGGTAGCTTATCTAGACCACTTACTACTTCGAATTCGAGCTTTTTTCCGGTGAATTGACTAATCCATCGGGGAATCTTGACGCGACCTATGTCGTCGCATGAAACTTGATGGGTGCATCCTTCCAAAAGGAGCACACGATCTCCGTCTTTTAATTTTGAAATATAGGGAGTACCTTTAAGATAATTTTGAAAATCACCCTTTTGACGAGCAAGAAGTATGCTAAAAGAAGTTAATTTAATTGACGGAGGAATAGCTGCATCTGCTTTTAGAAATGCTTGGCTGTCTGTGATGGCAAGTACAGGCTTAGGATCCATTTTTTGAATATATGCATCGACTTCTCTTTCTTTGCAAACGACTGCTATTCCGTCGTGATCTAAGACATCTCTAATTACTTGGACTTGGGGTAGAATGAGTCTTCCTTCAGGAGCTTCAATGTCAATGGGTGTAATCAGTAAAACAACATCTCCATAATTAATGAGATCGCCCACAAGGGATCTTGAACGATATGCACTTTCGGGTAAAAATTTAGCAATAGCGTCCGTGATTTCAGTAATAGAATTTTTTTGATAACTGTGTTCAATAACTATCGTTTTCCATTGAGATTCAAGAGTTGTTCTAAGTTGTGGAGACAAAGGAGATATATCGGATTTGTTATGCACAATTATGTAGGGTAACTCTTCTTCTTGACATTTTTTTATAAAACTTTCTTCTACTTCTTCAAAAGTATTATTCGTAATGACAAGAATTGCTAAATCTACCTGTGAAAGTGTTTCGAGAGTTTTCTGTACTCTTTTTTGCCCCAGTTCTCCAATATCGTCAATTCCTGCTGTATCAATAAGAACGCAGGGTCCTATTCCTTGGATTTCAACACTTTTTTTTACAGGATCGGTGGTTGTTCCAGGGACATCACTTACAATAGCAAGATTTTGACCGGTTAGAGTATTGATCAACGTGCTTTTTCCATAATTTCTTTTTCCATAAATGCCAATATGTGGCTGTGCATCTTTACCTTTCTTCATCTGGTAATATGTCTTTTATTCGATAACCAGCCTTAACAATTTGAGATGGGCTTAGCAAATTTAATAACCTCTTTTCATCTATGTAATTCAATTTTTTATTAGCTTCGATAACGTTAATTTTTTCTTTCTTCATTATTTTGGCTAGCTCTCCAGCTTTTTTATATCCAAGCAATGGAATAAGAAGTGTTACAATGGTGGGTGAATGTAAGACTTGATGATGAGAGATTTCTTCTTCAATTTTAAGGTCTTTTAATAGTAATTGTGCGAATGCTTGGCATGCATCACAGAGAAGATTTACGGATTCTATAGCCACACTACCCATCAAGGGTAAAAAAGGATTAAGGTCTGCATGGCCACGACTAGCAAGTTGACCAATTAGCACGTCATTGGTCTGAACTACTTGACTAATGAGTATGACATATTCAGCAATGACGGGATTAATTTTCCCTGGCATAATAGATGATCCTACTTGTCGAGCAGGTATGGTAAGGACTTCTTTGCCATGAAAATCTGAAGCAAAAAAGCGAAGATCATTAGCATATTTTTCAAGATTAATAGCCAATGATTTAAGGATAGCATGACCTTCTACCAATGAGTCCCAGTTTGATGTTACATCTGTTAGGTTCTCACCTCGAGCGAGAGGAACACCACTTATTTCCCTAAGTTTACTTGGAAGAAGCATAATAAAATAAGTTGGAATAGTCGCTCCAGTTCCAATAGCACCACCACCAGCATTGACAACTTTAATCCGTTCAAAAACTTTACTTACACGCCACCAATCCCTGGAAAGAGCATCGTTAAAAGTACTAAAATATAGCCCCCATGTTGATGGAATGGCTTCCTGCAATTGTGTATAGCCTATACGTAATACATGCCTATATTGCTTTTCTTTCTCTTCTCCAATAGTTCGAAGTTGATTTATAGCTTTTTCTAGTTTTTCAAGAAGTAACATTAACGCAATCTTCAATGCGGTAGGAACTACATCGTTCGTACTTTGAAAAATATTAGCATCTTCGATAGGATCTATGATGTGATATTCTCCAGCCCGATGACCAAGGAGAATTAGTGCACGATTGGTGATAATTTCATTAATGTTCATGTTAATACTTGTACCTGCCCCACCTTGAATGGCAGGGACGATAAAATGATCAAACCATTTTCCTTCAGAAACTTCTTTAGCTGCCTCAATAAGATAATGGAATTTGCTCGGATCACGCAGGTTGCGGACGAATTCAGGATATTTTTTCTTAACAGCATCAAAGTATTGAATGTAGAGTTCATAATAAGCCAGTTTGACCATTCCCATGGCTTTGTACCATTCTTGCGGAAATGACCTGTTAACACCAAAATTATTTTTGGCTCTCCAAGCATGAATTCCATATAGAGCATCGTCAGGTAATTCAATTTCACCTAAAATGTCTTGCTCTCTACGCACTTTTTTTAAGCAAACTTACTCAATTTTCAAATATACATAGCTATGAATACAAAAGGAAATTGGTGCGAATTTTAATAACTATATTTGATTTAAATAAAATTTTGTATATTTGCAGAAATCAATGATATGAAGATAGTAGTTCTTTTATGGGCCACGATCATGTTCATGGTTGCGTGTGGCGGAAAATCTCAAACTTACTCAAGTTCTCAACCATCCGGCGAGAGGTCTGAAAGCAAATCATCAAATAAAACTTCTACTCCTAAGCAAGGAGGTGAAGTGATATACCTGACCACACAGGACTTTATTGACAAAATTTTTGATTATCGAACCAACAAGCAATGGAAATTTAAAGGTAGTCGACCTTGTGTCATTGACTTTTATGCCGATTGGTGCAGACCTTGTAAGATGGTGGCCCCAATCATGCAGGAATTGGCAGTAGAATATGCAGGAAAAATCGATTTTTATAAAGTAAATACAGACAAAGAAAGAGAACTAGCAGCTGTTTTTGGTATCCAAAGCATTCCTTCTATTCTATTTTGCCCTCTTAACGATAAGCCTGTCATGGCCATAGGAGCTTATCCCAAAGAGGAATACGTTCGCATGATCGAAGAAGTTTTTTATTCAAAAAAATAAATTTATGGTTGAATATTTGACAGCAGAAACTTTTAAACAAAAAGTTTTCAATTATGATTCCAACAGTGAATGGAAATTTGAAGGCGACTTGCCATGTATCGTTGATTTCTATGCTGATTGGTGTGCACCATGTAGAATGGTATCTCCCATACTTGAAGAATTAGCAAAAGAATACGAAGGAAAGATTCGTATTTACAAGGTTAATACTGAAGAACAACAAGAACTAGCTTATGTTTTTGGAATTCAAAGTATTCCCTCTCTTCTATTTTGTCCTAAGGATGGCGATCCTCAAATAGCAGTAGGTGCATTGCCAAAACAAACATTCATAGAAGTCATAGAAAGTTTTCTTTTAAATAGTAAACCATCAACTGCAGATTGAACTATAAGTTACGCTAAAATTAAATAAAAAAGCTGCCACTGTGGCAGCTTTTTTATTTGAAAGGATATAGGTCACGTTACAAGATTACCTTTTTCATTATCTGTGAATTGCCTGTATTGATGATCACATTGTAAATTCCTTTTTCAAGAGAAGAAGCATCAAGAATAGTTGATAATTGAGAAATAGTTTCCTCCATGACCTTTTCACCAAGATTATTGTACACTGTTATGGTTCCTTCGATCATTTGAGATAAGTGAACGTAGATTTTGCCCATAGAACCGTAAATTTTAGAATTTTGCAACACTTGATCATCAGTTTGAGTAACAGTAGTTTGTCCTGCCTTTAATCCTGTGTTAGGGGTTTGACGATAAGCCCAGTCTTTCAGTGTCATGCCACTTACGTCATCGTTCACATTAACTCTGATCCAGCCGTAGTGAATATTAGCACCAATCTGGAATTTAATTCCCAAGTAATGATCTTGTCCGTCAGCAAAATTTCCGTATTCGGTGCCATTATAAGTAGAGGCGAAAAATACACGACTTCTAGGATCTACACCACCAGGACAAACCCAGTTTGCTGAAGCATTGATAGAATCACCGGCATTTAATGCTATACCATACCAATTCCATGCTGCCCAACCCGCTTCTCCAATAGCCATATTACCTATATTCAGTGGAGCAATGAAGAGTTGATCATTTTGATAACCATTAAAACGAAGAAACATCATGTAATAGTCCATTGTTCCATTGTTATCAAGATCAAGTGCTAAACTGTCATTTGGATTAAAAGTTACATCAGGATTAACGTCGTGGTAAACAATTTGTGCATTTGCAAGACTTGCACTTGCCAATGCGGCTGCAGAATAAGCAGCCATCTTTTTCAATGTAGAATTTTTCATATTTTACATTTTCATGAGACAAATATAATAAAAAAATTTTTTTAGTTTTTGCAATATTAAAATACGCATTTTCTACTATAAACTCTGAAGTGATGAGTGATCTAAATATTTGTGAAGTACAACATAATAATATTATTGATTGCCTTTTTCTTAACCCATTATTTCTATGGACAGGGAGACAAGTATACTATTGCTGAAAACAATGTACATTCAACTTACGATTGTCTGTTTAAGTTAGATGATGAAATATCAAAAAAACCATCAGATGATCAACTATACCATAAAAGATCACTTATATATCTCTCGCTTAACGAATATGAAAAAGCACTCAATGATATAAACATGGCTATTAACCTCAATAGCAATTCAGATGATTATTATTATGCTAAAAGCATGATTTATTACTTCAAGGGTTATTACCAAAATGCATTAGAAAATATCACTATAGCATGTAATTTGGAAAAAAACGAGAAAAATCTTTATTTCATGTCACTTGTTTATGCTAAAATGGGAGATTACAGAAATGCCGTTCATACTATCAATGAACTTTTATACATAAACCCCAGATGTGATTATTGTTATTTGCAGAAAGCAATATGGGTAAATAAGTTAAATATGTATTATGAGGAAATATTGAATTACCAATATTATCTTGCTATTACCCATGATGAAATTAATAGAAGTATTATTTCTAAAAGAATAAAGACTTTGCGGAAAGATGAATATTTCAAAAAACTTTATAAAGCTGTGCGTTCTGAAATAAAAGAGAAAGGATATCCTTGGGATCAGTGAGAAGTTGTTGAATCTGATTGAGTGATAAATTCAGTTGCAGCTTTTTTGCTGTGGGTAAGATCTTGTTCTTCTTTTTTGATACTATCTTCAAAAAATTTAATTTCTTTTTGTTCTTTTTCCCTTTCATTGCAAGAAAAAAAGGAGATGCATACAAACAAAAGGAGGAGATATCTTATCCTATTCATTTTTTCTCAAAAATATAATTTTTTTTGCAATGCTTACTTACGATATTTGTTCCTAGCGTGTTTTTAATTTTAATT includes:
- a CDS encoding T9SS type A sorting domain-containing protein, which produces MKNSTLKKMAAYSAAALASASLANAQIVYHDVNPDVTFNPNDSLALDLDNNGTMDYYMMFLRFNGYQNDQLFIAPLNIGNMAIGEAGWAAWNWYGIALNAGDSINASANWVCPGGVDPRSRVFFASTYNGTEYGNFADGQDHYLGIKFQIGANIHYGWIRVNVNDDVSGMTLKDWAYRQTPNTGLKAGQTTVTQTDDQVLQNSKIYGSMGKIYVHLSQMIEGTITVYNNLGEKVMEETISQLSTILDASSLEKGIYNVIINTGNSQIMKKVIL
- a CDS encoding MATE family efflux transporter, whose translation is MNSNIDLTTDKEIKSILRYSYPLFWSNIIQQIYFLVNGFLVGNYLGKYALAAIGVTYPIIFFLVSFLIGLTIGLSIIVAQYYGKKDFIKIQEVTYTILSFLLLFSIFLSACGWLFSHKLLELLNTPKDIFSDAISYFVLFCLSLPVMFLFNALSAILRGMGDSKTPMYFLISQIVLNISFDVVFILILQLPVYWLSLSIFLSTLLSLCMLIFYLNKHHEILNRRIFKLSFRWDLLKLNLKLGIPSGLQQSFVALGNIALLHLINTYGSASTAAYMITSRIDGFITIPAFVLSGGLSIFVAQNGAIGLFHRIRKGYVGMTIISASIALVLSLFCFIFRNEVMSFFNSDIEVVKVGSGYFLIVFSFYAIFFLMFMNIAILRGAGDTMTPMYITMISLLFGRIPFAYLLHPWLGLDGVWWSIPLGWILGFMISSYFVWSKKWKRKFIVRPTLPIDIS
- the hydF gene encoding [FeFe] hydrogenase H-cluster maturation GTPase HydF, coding for MKKGKDAQPHIGIYGKRNYGKSTLINTLTGQNLAIVSDVPGTTTDPVKKSVEIQGIGPCVLIDTAGIDDIGELGQKRVQKTLETLSQVDLAILVITNNTFEEVEESFIKKCQEEELPYIIVHNKSDISPLSPQLRTTLESQWKTIVIEHSYQKNSITEITDAIAKFLPESAYRSRSLVGDLINYGDVVLLITPIDIEAPEGRLILPQVQVIRDVLDHDGIAVVCKEREVDAYIQKMDPKPVLAITDSQAFLKADAAIPPSIKLTSFSILLARQKGDFQNYLKGTPYISKLKDGDRVLLLEGCTHQVSCDDIGRVKIPRWISQFTGKKLEFEVVSGLDKLPRDICEYALVIQCGGCVLTRRQIIARLRPAVKAGIPVTNYGMAISYVQGIYNRAIQPFVEDIAEDYI
- the trxA gene encoding thioredoxin, with product MKIVVLLWATIMFMVACGGKSQTYSSSQPSGERSESKSSNKTSTPKQGGEVIYLTTQDFIDKIFDYRTNKQWKFKGSRPCVIDFYADWCRPCKMVAPIMQELAVEYAGKIDFYKVNTDKERELAAVFGIQSIPSILFCPLNDKPVMAIGAYPKEEYVRMIEEVFYSKK
- a CDS encoding M20 family metallopeptidase; its protein translation is MLVELVKNRYEEVVSWRRWFHQYPELSGKEAKTAEKISEILHRLGIPHEKNVAGHGVVGLIKGRADTPCVLLRADMDALPIEEQTGLTYASKFKGAMHACGHDMHMANLLGVASILNELKDQLYGSVKLVFQPSEETLPGGAIAMIEAGILSNPQVHYAIGLHVIPELSYTTIGVRAGRFMAATDEWYLTLRGKSAHAAQPQQAVDPLPAAAQILLAIHGLKHRLIDPLQSAVITPGKITSNGRTNIISNEVSIEGTFRCFDEQVRQTIRKELPLLVDNIAKAYGVEAEFKNIPGYPVLVNDKDLVDLASEFWQTFSDHFVVREIPPRLTAEDFAYFSQHVPSLFYRLGVASSDSNSCDPLHTPTFNPDEKALYVGMLSMSSLVLHLLRML
- the trxA gene encoding thioredoxin codes for the protein MVEYLTAETFKQKVFNYDSNSEWKFEGDLPCIVDFYADWCAPCRMVSPILEELAKEYEGKIRIYKVNTEEQQELAYVFGIQSIPSLLFCPKDGDPQIAVGALPKQTFIEVIESFLLNSKPSTAD
- a CDS encoding lyase family protein, which codes for MRREQDILGEIELPDDALYGIHAWRAKNNFGVNRSFPQEWYKAMGMVKLAYYELYIQYFDAVKKKYPEFVRNLRDPSKFHYLIEAAKEVSEGKWFDHFIVPAIQGGAGTSINMNINEIITNRALILLGHRAGEYHIIDPIEDANIFQSTNDVVPTALKIALMLLLEKLEKAINQLRTIGEEKEKQYRHVLRIGYTQLQEAIPSTWGLYFSTFNDALSRDWWRVSKVFERIKVVNAGGGAIGTGATIPTYFIMLLPSKLREISGVPLARGENLTDVTSNWDSLVEGHAILKSLAINLEKYANDLRFFASDFHGKEVLTIPARQVGSSIMPGKINPVIAEYVILISQVVQTNDVLIGQLASRGHADLNPFLPLMGSVAIESVNLLCDACQAFAQLLLKDLKIEEEISHHQVLHSPTIVTLLIPLLGYKKAGELAKIMKKEKINVIEANKKLNYIDEKRLLNLLSPSQIVKAGYRIKDILPDEER